In a single window of the Solea solea chromosome 14, fSolSol10.1, whole genome shotgun sequence genome:
- the ctsf gene encoding cathepsin F: MVVGGCPVILWLALAALLGLVLGLGEDLDRPLFGPPGSAIRLHESDQGLTKALEFAEDRYNRGSNAMHLRKVSRFISATKQLVKGIRYTITVEVSNTQCKKSSMLKTCDFYRESQKLKTELCVFEVWDIPWQDTSTLLKQKCQPIVEPQIEETNKVEDQSNSQPLEESVALLGQFKEFLVKYNKVYSNQEEAERRLRIFHENLKTAEKLQSLDQGSAEYGVTKFSDLTEEEFRSTYLNPLLSQWTLHRPMKPAAPARSPAPASWDWRDHGAVSPVKNQGMCGSCWAFSVTGNIEGQWFLKNGSLLSLSEQELVDCDGLDQACRGGLPSNAYEAIEKLGGLEQETDYSYTGHKQNCNFATKKVAAYINSSVELSKDEKEITAWLAENGPISVALNAFAMQFYRKGVSHPLKIFCNPWMIDHAVLMVGYGERKGTPFWAIKNSWGEDYGEQGYYYLYRGSNACGINRMCSSAVVN, from the exons ATGGTGGTCGGTGGTTGTCCGGTAATCCTGTGGCTGGCCCTGGCCGCCCTGCTGGGCTTGGTGCTCGGACTTGGTGAAGATCTGGACCGGCCTCTGTTCGGGCCACCTGGATCTGCTATCCGCCTGCATGAATCCGACCAGGGCCTGACGAAGGCTCTGGAGTTCGCTGAAGATCGTtacaaccggggctcaaacgcCATGCACCTCCGCAAAGTCAGCCGGTTCATATCTGCAACTAAACAG CTGGTTAAGGGCATCCGCTACACAATAACAGTGGAAGTGAGCAACACTCAGTGTAAGAAATCCTCCATGCTCAAGACATGTGACTTTTATCGTGAGTCACAGAAACTCAAG AcggaactgtgtgtgtttgaagtatGGGACATTCCCTGGCAGGACACTTCGACTCTGCTGAAACAGAAGTGCCAGCCTATAG TTGAACCTCAAATAGAAGAGACCAATAAGGTGGAGGATCAATCCAACAGTCAGCCTCTGGAG GAGTCTGTGGCACTATTGGGGCAGTTTAAAGAGTTTTTGGTTAAATACAACAAGGTTTACAGCAACCAGGAAG aggcagaacgTCGCTTGCGCATTTTCCATGAAAACCTGAAGACTGCTGAGAAGCTCCAGTCTTTGGATCAAGGCTCGGCTGAGTATGGAGTCACCAAGTTCAGCGACTTAACTg AGGAAGAGTTTCGCTCTACATACCTGAACCCACTATTGAGCCAATGGACTCTCCATCGGCCAATGAAACCAGCCGCTCCTGCCCGAAGTCCTGCTCCTGCCAGTTGGGATTGGCGTGATCATGGAGCTGTCAGTCCTGTTAAGAACCAG GGTATGTGTGGATCCTGCTGGGCATTTTCTGTCACAGGCAACATTGAAGGCCAGTGGTTCTTAAAAAATGGATCACTACTGTCACTGTCTGAACAAG AGCTGGTCGACTGTGATGGTTTGGACCAGGCGTGCAGAGGAGGGCTGCCATCAAATGCTTATGAAGCCATTGAGAAGCTGg GTGGTCTGGAGCAAGAGACAGACTACTCCTACACTGGGCACAAGCAGAACTGCAACTTTGCTACAAAGAAAGTGGCTGCTTATATCAACAGTTCTGTAGAGCTGTCCAAAGATGAGAAGG AAATCACAGCTTGGCTCGCTGAGAATGGACCAATCTCTGTTGCACTGAATGCCTTTGCAATGCAG TTCTACAGGAAGGGTGTGTCTCACCCCTTGAAAATCTTCTGCAACCCCTGGATGATTGACCACGCTGTGCTGATGGTGGGATATGGAGAAC GTAAAGGCACCCCGTTCTGGGCCATCAAAAACAGCTGGGGGGAGGATTATGGAGAGCAG ggttACTACTACCTGTACAGAGGGTCCAATGCATGTGGGATCAACAGGATGTGCTCCTCTGCTGTAGTCAATTAA